The Bombyx mori chromosome 4, ASM3026992v2 region catTATACGTACTATACTGTATAAGAGCATTAGGGAAATGGAATTTTCGACCGCATTTTGTAGTGTTACTGGGTTAAGTATCGCCGCTGTACCACCtgtctttatattttaataattgttcTCCTACATTCGGTGTAATTTTGCGATTAGCTCGAAGTCTCCATACTATTCGcttaagaaatgttttatttacagtTCAACTAACATGCACATGCGGTCCTTTTGAATGTTCCTGTCGCTGGCGCGCGGACCCTTCGTCAGAGCCTTGCATGGCTTCAACGTGGCCACTCTCTGAAGCGCAGACCTACACGACCTATGTCCCTCCCGTGCCGCCAGCGCCGTCACTGTCAGTCCAACAACATTACGACCCGACCGCGTTGCCGGCTGACGACATCTTCCACCCAGAGGAAATATTTCAACTGGACCAACCAATAAGACTAGACTATCCCATGGAAGAAAGCACTCTAGAATCTCCGCCGACGTTCGCGGATCTAAACAGTGAAAACTCCAGGCCCGAGGATCCGTATTGGTTGGACTGGCAACATCCCACCGGATCCGAGTCCAGCGAAACCCCGTCCCCGGAACTGTTCGGCGGCTGCTATCAACAGAACGAAGGCTACTGCGACCAGCAGGCTTACGTACAGCAGCCGTATTACCCGGAAGAGGCTCAATACTATCCAACTGAGAGTACCAGGAACTCTCCAATAATGGACATACAGGACCAACGGTTCTATCGGTACGGGCAGGATTGTGTTCAGACTTTGGAAACGCAAGCGTGGAACTATTCGGACTGCGCCTTCTCCTCCAATGACGTCACGGAATGTAAGCAATACTTCGACGTTCAACACCAACAGAACATGAACGCTTTCAACGGTCTTTTATAATGACTCCTTGTACATAGtaatgtaaattgtaaatagattttttatgGTTAaattgttgattattattaatatgtacaACGAGTACCtacatttaaagttgaaatgttTGTTCCTACATTTTCAAGTGATCATTGgtttgtgaaaataaaaaaaaagatcaaggTTTGTATAAAATCgtctatttattgtatataaaaattacattacagaTGTcagatttacatattattattttcttttcattgtctaataataaaattggtcACTACAAAATAGTACGTAGCTAACGCACGACGTGTTTGAGGTGCGTGTGCAgtcgcaaaaaaaatatgaaaaatatttaaaaggtcATTCCGTCGGCAAAACGACGCGAATTACGTCATCAGTTCAAGCGACACGCACACATACAAACAAATCTCAAATCGAATAGCATTCGTCTCAAAATCCAACTTATATTATTAGCAGAGATTAATTAAGGACAAATCTGTTCACTCGTtctcattaaatttaaaaggcGGTTAGTGACAATTAAAACTTTCAAGTATATTATTAGCACGTTATCTTTCGAACGACTGTCTCGTTCGCGATCTTAATATCTCTGTTTATAACTCAATGCGTCCGGGCAACTTCTATTGTACGAACCTATATCAATCAGGCAAACTATACCATTCCTATTAATGGAGACAACTTTAAATCTTCTAAACCTTAacgacattaaaattttattcacttAACCAAAAGTATGTACAATAAACTTCTTTCATTACACCCACAGAAATTAACCTCTAACTTAGACGTTATATCGTTGTCGGCTTCAATTGTTGCTGTGTCCACGGCGCCGTAAACAagctatttttaaaacaacacaGACACGTTAgcttaattaaaatcattaaaaccAATATCCCCTTCCCTGTTTTGACGTTGCTTAATATTCTAGAAAGGCAACCTTAGAGCCCTTTTTCATAATTGGCATTAAATCGATCTGACACACAATCTtgagttataattaaaaaaaaaagtgcatcaGTTTTcccattaaaaaaaaggagatAGATACTTTTCTTTCTGTGTTTCATTCACTGATATAAGGGGACTGCAGTGTTGCCAGGACATACCGGCGATTTCGATTTCGTAAATATAAAAACGTCTTAAAATAGGCCTAATTAATACTCCTTATTCATATTGCATGATACCTTTTAGATTTGTTATTCGCGAAACTGTTCGTTTAGGGATCGAAAGGGGCACACAGCACGTACTATCACAGCGGTCGGCTCGCGCCATTTAACAACGTCTCTAAATTTATATACCCAACAACCGCACGGCTAGTGCGATAATATCAGAAACACGTGCCCCACGTTGGGCGCCATTCACAATAAGGCCACAAACGAATATCAACGTGAAGCAACACCTTAACTACCAACACACATAGCGGGTGCTtagcgcgagttttttaacgttctcgatagcgtaaaagttaactcaattttgtatgccgttggaacagcgcccctagcggcaaacgtaggcaaacgtcccaactaaatatgagttaacttttacgctatcgagaacgttaaaaaaaatcgaactaagcacactgatttgCAAATCGTTTCCTAAAGACTAAGACGGATCAAACGCCATTATTCATGCatcgtatttatttatcttcGATATGAGAAACGCGGTCGTATTCTAAGGCTAGATTTCGATATTTAGGGGAAAAAACTTGAATCGAGCGAGATCGTGTGTTAAAGCATAATTGTTAAAGTCTAACGATATTTTAGAGAGTAATCCCTACGAGGAACTAATCACTATGACTTAGTTATCGAAACAGACCTACGTGGGAACCTTAAGAGAAGTTACCGTTACAAATTATTGTGATAATCATAATATTCATTAAATGTTGTAATATCGAATAATACGACGCTTAGTACAGAGAAGCAAGAAAGTCGATTACAAATACCCCGTAACTACTTTGTGCTAACTACGCTATTACATCGCATCTACAGTTACATttttgaaagaagaaaaaaactaaataactaaataatttatattccaCATTTATATTGCATCGATATTGTTTGCGAcaggaaaataaaaatacaaaccaATAATACAGTAAATATACGTATTGAACAAATATAATAAGTACAATTGTAAACGACTAAGCGATTTTGTACTAACGAGAGAAGAATAAAAAGACTGGTCAGTAAAGGATCGATAATCCTCGACAACTTTCCTATTTACGACTGTAATAATAAGAGACTGAAGGTTCGTTtttgaaattacaaaaattttgtattaatgaAGAATGTttagattataattataattttttaattataacaaacTGCAAGAGCAATTTAAAAAGAATTCACTCCATTCGTAAATATTGAATCGCAGTCAGCTTCAGTCATCAGAGTTGAGGCGGATTTTTTCATTCGATAAAAGATATTCAGAAGATATTGGAAGACACAAATTAGTTTATCCAAAAACTGATAATTTTTATTCCAATTGTATGCGtagaaacgatttttttttctcacgaTTTAAACATCCATCACACCAGAACACAAAAGACGTTGAGTTTACCACACTAAAAGAATACAACTactttatatacataaaaatccaAATTAATGAGAATATTGTATGTTCTTCAAATCCTCTCCTTTTAACCTTCAACCTTTTATCATTCCACATCACTCAGCACATTTATATCGATACCAGTTGTGATCACGTCAAAATCGATTAAATTCGCGCATCACAAGTACACCGCACTGCACGTAATATGTATCGATATTTCACGTTGAAGTATCGACTATATAAGTTTCAAAGCGGTGGCTTTGATACGCTTGGGTCATGGAGTCGCCTCCTCCGCCAATTCCGAGCCAGGAGGAACAGAGCCGCGAGACAGAACCGATACGGAACTCACGGTCAACTCCAAAGGCTCCTGTCCCGGGAATCTTCCTACACTGGATTCCATGTCAGTTCTGAAAAGTAATTGTTTTATAGTACAATCCTGACGGTTAAATAGATATTTCTgaaaaactaattataattacGTCAGTGGTCTATATAGGCAAGACGCTCGGTATATCTGTATAGATTGATGCGACTATGCTGatcaacggtgcttttagataccatcaagcaccggtcaccgactTCGTCGAacccttctcagtgggtcgcgtttccgatccggtggtagattctgcgaagcactgctcttgttagggccagtgttagcaacacacccggtttgagccccgtgagatcacctacacgctagggtaacgctaacatagcctctcaaagttatcagcataggtaaggaaaaaaactaTCGCTAAGAATAGTGTCTCGCTAGAAGCTGTATAAAGCTCTATAAGGGTTAtcttttagaataaaaaaatggacTAACATATTGCTAACGGTGGATAGCTGCATCCTAGAGTTCTGCCACTGATCGCTGGCCTCTATAGAGTCCAACTGGTCCTCGGGTTGCGGGGCGGCGCTGGACGTAGACATGGCCTCACTCGTCGACACCGGCGACTCCAAGTTTATTAGCGTGCCCGTTGCTACTTCGACTCGATTCGCTTCGTCCGTATTCGAACTCGTCGACTGACTTGTATCGACAGATTTCTGAGTGTCTGcaaatttatatacatacaagGATATGTCTGAAGAATCTCGTAACATTGGTTAGTTGTGTTAAAAAATGACAATATCAATATGATTTTTAGTTTTGTTACGTTATTGAGAAACACAGATgtgctttattttataatcgaagctaaaaaaatatagctaccAACATTTACCGTCACACTATGTTGTTATACAAGAATGCATTGGTGTATTGGCTtagtatatgtgattttgatacGATGAAGCTATTACATGAAGCGACTACAGCAAAAGCAATGATAGCAACGAAACACAATTGAAAACTATGGACGCGGCAAAAATCGAACTAAACCAGTAAGTCAACATCAAAACCAGAGATTATACTACACGCAAGTGACGTCATATGTAGATAATCTAATCACAGAACAAGAAATATATCACAGAAGCATAGCATTGGTTTCGGATAAGAGTTAAATTGTagtataaatttaattgtattagAACTATGATCAGATCATCTATATAACATTCGTCTTTTGATAGTTTTTAATTAGTTGAatttattcttttaaaacatttcTACTGTTCCTTATATGAACTAATGATAGGCGATTCCGAGATGTTCGAGCAATGGAACGAATTACAGtcgaaacaaaattaaaatcgaaTCTGAAATTATAATCGACTACCTCGCTGTCCGACGAATCATAATAGAGATGTATCTCGAGTCGACACTCTCACCgttctattatttaaaacatctcGTACTGACGATTATCGGCCCACTGACTCGTGAGTAAATTTATCGATAGTTCAATCGTGATTCGTGATAAACTATGACAAAGCTCATTGAGAaccggtattttttttaaatcgaatacAAACCTCTTACTCGCACATCGGCAAacgcaaacatttttttaagggattttatgacctggtaactaagacctttaagtcagaCTTGACTATTTTAATGCAAATGCAAACaaaacaaaggcaaacaaaaagATGAAGGAAAAGCAAAGACCTGGGACATGCATGTACGTCAGCCATTTCTTGAGCGGTCGGCGCTCAGCGAACACTGGCAACACTCCGCCTTTCATTGCATCTGCAATGTGACGTTAGCGACCGCGTTTTATTTAACTCActcaaaaattaattaaaacacgaTACAGCCCAAATTGAAGCAAAATActgtttttactttttatttttttattataaaaaacatcTACATTAATAACAACACTAGCGTGGTAAATGTTGGAAGCGCTAGTTACAGAATATTCgatgcaaaaaataataatagatgaaGTAACTGAATTCAGTACCTTATAATAttgcaaatattaatttattaatattagtaatttCCACGACGCCCCTAAATCGAacgtagtaaatttaaaaatgtgtcACAAAATGTTGCGTAACTTAAGGCTTGTTCAATTGTTCAAATATTACATAAGCATAACTAACTTGGGGGGCGAACGAGGACGGAGGAGGTTTCTTACTTCTTCTAATAAAGAGATCGAAgattatgtataaaatttacataaaattatattgtttttgacATGAAACCGTATTTTTTGTAAGAAATAAATGAATTCCAAGAATTTTATGTGTATCACATATCACATTTTATGTGTATCTACATCAACTTACGTCTTTTGATATCAACCGATGTTAGATTCTGGGAATTCCCCCTATTTAATCGATGcctttaaataaatcaatcgaatgtatttttttacaacaaataaTTCTATAGCTACACTGCTGCTACATTATTCACATACACATACTACTGATACAATATTCCAAATTTTAGAACTCatcatatttatttagacaTTTATCAgttcataaaaaaagtattttgtcGGTATGTaggtattataaatattacttttagtttccaaataaataaataaaaagtagatAATCATAGAAGTCCGTAACAATTTGTCAACGAGCCACAGGGGTTTTTGTGAATAAATGCGGGTAGCCAGATAAAAGTTTCTCACAAATAATTCGTATCGTGCGAGTTTATAGTCATCTTGTTATTTACCTTGTTTGTGTTTGTGGTCGCAGCACGGCGGGTGTGGCTGGTGCACGCGCGACGGACGAACCCGGACGCGGTAGAAACGTGAGCTACGCGGCATGTGGTAACGGTTGCCGCTCTGTAATTATTAAAAAGGTTTTACGCTACCCTCAAGTATTacctaaaattattttcttgtaGGTCTAAAAACATCGCTGATTTTCATATGAAATGTTCGACTAATaagtgttacgccggtaagagtagcaccatctatcgccgaatacccgaaacgaatatcaaaggatctagtaacatcgagaaccctcgagaagtacaacgccatctattgtcacaaAATTGACTTTATGTGTCAAAATCCCAATAAACCAAAGTGTTAGTAGACACTAGACACTAAGATTCCGGGGTCACGTGTAACGTACCTTTTTAGCATAACAATACTCCTTCGACTCGACGGTCGCGATGGCATACAGCTTTCTTTCGCTTTCGTTCTTCACTTGTATGCTGAGATCCAGAGCCGGGAGACAATCGCTATGAACGAAGTACATTATCGGCGCTTCCTGGAACAATAAAATGAAGCATAGTTATGATACAATACAATGCTAAAACCTACATcctaaatacattattaaaaaaaaattgtaagattATTTGGTTTTTAGCTAAATCTAAAAGCGTTTAGGCAATAGTAGACGTCGTAAAAAATAATACGTTAATCTATTAAATCAAAACTATACTACTTGAAATTCTAAATAACCATGGTCTCGTAAAAAAGCTTTGGAAAATACAAatcgatatctatatatatataaaaatataacctaagcgatgtttgtttattttaactacagcgccatctattataaTTTGTCTAATCATATTATAACATTAACTTACACGAAAGTGCCAAAAACAAGAACATTATAGCagtattgtttgttattttattttatagcttagacGGTTTGAAATGTTTACAGCTCATCTGGTGGATTGTGAAGTGATTGGTGAAACCGATGCTGGtttcttattttcattattacctTACTTTTATAATTAGGACTAAAAATGTACTTCATTGATAGATATTCACCAATAAATGTGATATGAATTTCTAATATTTAAACTTTACCTGCATCACCGTGTAATTGAAATGTGCGGGTTCCCACATGACCAGAACGGTGTGTCCTGGCAAACAAGCAGAAAAACTCAGAGTGCCCGCAGGGAGCCCTACGGGAGTGTGACAGCGGGATCTCAACTTCTTCAAATCCTCGCGTCTAGGAGACGATCGGCCTTCGCTGTCATCTTCTCGACTCTTCTCGCTCTCTTCAGATTTCTTCTCCAGCTCCTTCTTTAAATCCTGTATCTCTTGACGTAAAATGGCTTTCTCGTTTTCAAGCGAGGCAAACTGAAAATTACATGAAACTTCTCACAatttgtgaagtcgtcgtggcctaacgtataagacgtccagtgcattcgtgttgagcgatgcaccgatcttcgaatctcaggcgggtaccaatttttctaatgaaatacgtactcaacaaatgttcatgattgacttccacagtgaaggaataatatagtGTAACAAGAAtataacccgcaaaattataatttgcgtaattactggtggtaggacctcttgtgagtccgcgcgggtgggtaccaccgccccgcctatttctgccgtgaagcagtaatgcgtttcggtttgaaggtggggcagccgttgtaactatactaagaccttagaacttgtctcaaggtgtgtggcgcatttacgttgtagatgtctatgggcacctgtaaccacttaacaccaggtggactgtgagttcgtccac contains the following coding sequences:
- the LOC101742696 gene encoding transcription factor glial cells missing 2, encoding MVILTSRTDMSEGAATADWDINDAVVPRVTSFDAFGEWCDGHVRRVYPPACEEARRHASGWAMRNTNNHNVHILKKSCLGVLVCSVRCRLPDGSRVHLRPAICDKARKKQQGKPCPNRLCNGGRLEVQPCRGHCGYPVTHFWRHTEHAIFFQAKGSHDHPRPEAKGASEVRRSLGAGRRVRGIALLLAREAAIADKMMTVKPEKQMSQKLVNPHSQPPPLIPDSQRVQLTCTCGPFECSCRWRADPSSEPCMASTWPLSEAQTYTTYVPPVPPAPSLSVQQHYDPTALPADDIFHPEEIFQLDQPIRLDYPMEESTLESPPTFADLNSENSRPEDPYWLDWQHPTGSESSETPSPELFGGCYQQNEGYCDQQAYVQQPYYPEEAQYYPTESTRNSPIMDIQDQRFYRYGQDCVQTLETQAWNYSDCAFSSNDVTECKQYFDVQHQQNMNAFNGLL